The Saccharomonospora glauca K62 genome has a segment encoding these proteins:
- a CDS encoding SGNH/GDSL hydrolase family protein, with protein sequence MAVRARRLLSALAVFVVALAGGAFTAAATPAAVNYVALGDSYSSGVGAKDYGDSGNCMRSANAYPQLWANSHDVASFKFVACSGAVTSDVISQASAVDSSTTLITVSVGGNDAGFADVMTDCTLSSDSGCVARVEEAKEFARTTLPGRLDNVYSTLKSRAPNAQIVVLGYPRFYKIGGSCSVGLSDTKREAINSGADTLAEVTAERAAAHGVTFVDMRPFFEGHEICADGERWLHSLTWPVVESYHPTANGQRYGYLAALESITG encoded by the coding sequence ATGGCGGTGCGGGCTCGACGATTACTTTCGGCCCTGGCGGTATTCGTAGTTGCGCTCGCGGGAGGGGCCTTCACGGCGGCTGCCACGCCCGCGGCCGTCAACTACGTCGCTCTCGGAGACTCCTACTCGTCCGGCGTCGGTGCCAAGGACTACGGTGACTCCGGGAATTGTATGCGAAGCGCCAACGCGTATCCGCAGTTGTGGGCGAATTCTCACGACGTGGCGAGTTTCAAGTTCGTCGCCTGCTCCGGTGCGGTGACGTCCGATGTGATCAGTCAGGCGTCGGCGGTGGATTCCAGCACCACGCTCATCACCGTCTCGGTGGGCGGGAACGACGCCGGGTTCGCCGACGTGATGACCGACTGCACGCTCAGCTCGGACAGTGGTTGCGTGGCGCGTGTGGAGGAGGCCAAGGAGTTCGCCAGGACGACGCTGCCGGGGCGCCTCGACAACGTGTACAGCACTCTGAAGAGCCGGGCGCCGAACGCGCAGATCGTGGTCCTCGGATACCCGCGCTTCTACAAGATCGGTGGTTCGTGCAGTGTGGGCCTGAGCGACACCAAGCGCGAGGCGATCAACTCCGGTGCGGACACGCTGGCCGAGGTGACCGCCGAGCGCGCCGCGGCCCACGGCGTGACCTTCGTCGACATGCGACCGTTCTTCGAGGGACACGAGATCTGTGCCGACGGTGAGCGGTGGCTGCACAGCCTCACCTGGCCGGTCGTCGAGTCGTACCACCCCACGGCCAACGGCCAGCGGTACGGCTACCTCGCGGCGCTGGAGAGCATCACGGGCTGA
- a CDS encoding SACE_7040 family transcriptional regulator has protein sequence MPSDSPLMRGDKKTRRDQILAAAAELFAHRGFHGVGIDEIGAAVGISGPALYRHFRSKDAMLGEMLISISRYLLDGGTTRVDEGGSPEEVLARLVRFHVDFALSQPALITVQERNLANLSEADRKEVRALQRRYVEVWVSALRAAVPDLDDARARSAAHAVFGLMNSTPHSRHLPDDELADLLTSLALGALYAAK, from the coding sequence GTGCCCTCGGATTCCCCACTCATGCGTGGCGACAAGAAGACCCGTCGCGACCAGATCCTCGCGGCGGCCGCGGAACTGTTCGCGCACCGCGGGTTCCACGGCGTGGGCATAGACGAGATCGGCGCGGCCGTCGGCATCTCGGGACCGGCCCTGTACCGGCACTTCCGAAGCAAGGACGCCATGCTGGGCGAGATGCTGATCTCGATCAGTCGCTATCTGCTCGACGGTGGCACGACCCGAGTCGACGAAGGCGGTTCACCCGAGGAGGTGTTGGCCCGGCTCGTGCGCTTCCACGTCGACTTCGCACTGTCGCAACCCGCGCTCATCACGGTGCAGGAACGCAATCTCGCCAACCTCTCCGAAGCGGACCGGAAAGAGGTCAGGGCACTCCAGCGCAGGTACGTCGAGGTGTGGGTGTCGGCGTTGCGGGCCGCGGTCCCCGATCTGGACGACGCCCGAGCCCGGTCGGCCGCGCACGCCGTGTTCGGTCTGATGAACTCCACCCCGCACAGTCGCCACCTGCCCGACGACGAACTCGCCGACCTGTTGACCTCCCTCGCTCTCGGCGCCTTGTACGCGGCTAAGTGA